A single region of the Daphnia magna isolate NIES unplaced genomic scaffold, ASM2063170v1.1 Dm_contigs476, whole genome shotgun sequence genome encodes:
- the LOC116925085 gene encoding LOW QUALITY PROTEIN: uncharacterized protein LOC116925085 (The sequence of the model RefSeq protein was modified relative to this genomic sequence to represent the inferred CDS: deleted 1 base in 1 codon), with product MALEKAGLTLNVSKYFATVAHPLHSLLKKNSVWCWTEAQESAKAELVGRLVSSPVLAHFDQNIDVVIQTDASLVGLGAVLMQDAGDGPRPVAFISRKLTDAEKLRSYVYGRRFSVCTDSSAVRWLWSKKEVTGKFARWILALQEYDFEIRHIKGVNNLVADALSRNPDESCIGTSGSAIGHVVYKCIPGLPAGQLQPIPPPDRPFHTVGMDHLGPFKSTSEVNEWKTQHVFATAEHPQTSGLVERVNRTMTLALAAYVNTDHDDWDRHLPAAIFAINTARQSTTEISPFQLVYGRLPFTALENEFPWPKERPESFNVFLSRVEKLRDAARMNIVKKTEKVKRLMDLRRRVVKDLFPGELVLVRRKLKKKNKTKKLLPKYIGPFQVVKKVCPTTYLVEDLPARRKKKRFRRFNAHVVQIRKFHPREDPEWDDWPDEPDDPDESLVQQADEEDNVVAPSLAISPIDPPNEVVAPPPPTKTRAGRTIVPPSWLKNFVK from the exons GTTGGCCGTTTGGTGTCGTCCCCTGTACTGGCACACTTCGACCAAAACATTGATGTAGTTATACAAACAGACGCCAGTCTGGTGGGCCTTGGGGCCGTTTTAATGCAAGATGCTGGAGATGGACCACGTCCAGTCGCATTTATCAGCCGGAAACTTACCGATGCGGAAA aattacgttcGTATGTGTATGGTAGACGATTTTCTGTCTGTACAGATAGCTCAGCTGTTCGCTGGCTATGGTCTAAGAAAGAGGTTACTGGCAAATTCGCCAGATGGATTTTGGCTCTTCAAGAGTACGATTTTGAAATTCGCCACATTAAAGGAGTAAATAATTTGGTGGCTGATGCCCTATCGCGTAACCCTGATGAATCCTGTATTGGAACCAGTGGCTCCGCGATCGGTCATGTAGTTT ATAAATGTATCCCCGGATTACCCGCTGGTCAACTCCAACCCATTCCACCGCCAGATCGTCCGTTTCACACTGTCGGTATGGATCATCTCGGGCCATTTAAGTCAACGTCGGAAG TCAACGAATGGAAGACCCAGCACGTTTTTGCAACCGCAGAGCATCCACAAACATCTGGACTTGTTGAGCGAGTCAACAGAACGATGACGCTCGCATTAGCTGCCTACGTTAACACGGACCATGACGACTGGGATCGCCATTTGCCAGCAGCAATCTTCGCCATCAATACGGCAAGGCAAAGTACAACCGAGATATCACCGTTCCAACTGGTGTATGGCCGCCTGCCCTTCACTGCCCTAGAGAACGAGTTTCCGTGGCCAAAAGAACGACCAGAGTCTTTCAACGTCTTCCTGTCTCGAGTTGAGAAGCTTAGAGACGCGGCCCGAATGAACATagtaaaaaaaaca gagaaaGTGAAGCGCCTGATGGATCTTCGGCGCAGAGTAGTGAAGGATCTCTTCCCAGGAGAGTTGGTGCTTGTTCGTAGgaagttgaagaagaaaaacaaaactaagaAGCTGTTACCAAAGTACATTGGTCCTTTTCAAGTCGTTAAAAAGGTGTGCCCTACTACATATCTGGTTGAAGACCTGCCTGCACggcgaaaaaagaagaggtttCGTCGTTTTAACGCTCATGTTGTCCAAATCCGCAAGTTCCATCCAAGAGAGGATCCTGAGTGGGACGATTGGCCAGACGAGCCGGACGATCCAGATGAAAGCTTGGTCCAGCAAGCGGATGAGGAAGATAATGTGGTGGCACCATCACTCGCCATTTCACCAATCGATCCGCCGAACGAAGTCGTGGCTCCTCCCCCTCCAACGAAAACGAGAGCTGGAAGGACAATAGTACCCCCTAGTTGGttgaaaaattttgtaaaataa